A window from Falco naumanni isolate bFalNau1 chromosome 3, bFalNau1.pat, whole genome shotgun sequence encodes these proteins:
- the OSGIN2 gene encoding oxidative stress-induced growth inhibitor 2 isoform X2, which yields MPLIEETVLPGDSLLTLPVVIIGNGPSGICLSYLLSGYRPYLSPEAIHPNPILHTKLEEARHLSIVDQDLEYLSEGLEGRSSNPVAVLFDTLLHPDADFGYDYPPVLHWKLEQHNYIPHIVLGKGPPGGAWHSMEGSMLTISFGDWMELPGLTFKEWAANKRRNIKSDRVMPEEIACYYKHYVKVMGLQKNFRDNVYITSVSRLYRGKDDEDRSQLNENMSTQHLEMEDGQKSLIKRNWEVRGYQRATDGSHVPFCLFAENVALATGTFDSPGRLQVEGEDFPFVLHSMSDFGAAISKGKLRGKADPVLIVGAGLTAADAVLCAYNNNIPVIHVFRRRVTDTSLIFKQLPKKLYPEYHKVYHMMCTQSHTVDSSLHSAYTSFPEHNVLSFKPEMKCVLQSASGLKKILKFSVALVLIGSHPNLFFLKDQGHSIGHHSNQPITCKGNPIEIDPYTYECTKEANLFALGPLVGDNFVRFLKGGALGIARCLAIRQKKKHELIESGDGGGDGVP from the exons ATGCCTTTAATTGAAGAAACTGTTCTGCCTGGAGATTCCCTCCTTACTCTGCCTGTAGTAATAATAG GAAATGGACCTTCGGGAATTTGTCTTTCTTACCTGCTCTCTGGATACAGGCCATATTTATCTCCTGAAGCTATACACCCAAACCCCATTCTACATACGAAATTAGAAGAAGCTCGACATCTTTCCATTGTTGATCAA GATCTGGAGTACCTGTCTGAAGGCCTCGAAGGGCGTTCTTCAAACCCAGTTGCAGTGCTTTTTGATACATTGCTTCATCCTGATGCTGACTTTGGGTATGACTACCCACCTGTTTTGCACTGGAAGCTAGAACAACATAATTATATTCCCCATATAGTGCTTGGTAAAGGACCACCTGGTGGGGCTTGGCAT tCCATGGAAGGCTCTATGCTAACAATCAGTTTTGGAGACTGGATGGAGTTGCCTGGCCTCACCTTTAAGGAGTGGGCAGCTAACAAACGCAG aaatataaagAGTGATCGAGTAATGCCAGAGGAGATAGCTTGTTATTATAAACACTATGTTAAAGTCATGGGCCTCCAAAAGAATTTCAGAGACAATGTTTACATCACATCAGTATCCAGGCTTTACCGAGGAAAGGATGATGAAGATAGAAGTCaactaaatgaaaatatgtCAACACAGCATTTGGAAATGGAAGATGGACAGAAATCTCTGATTAAGAGAAATTGGGAAGTGAGAGGTTATCAGCGAGCAACGGATGGTTCTCATGTGCCCTTCTGCCTCTTTGCTGAGAATGTGGCTCTGGCCACAGGAACCTTTGATTCTCCTGGCCGACTTCAAGTTGAAGGAGAAGACTTTCCTTTTGTGCTTCATTCCATGTCTGACTTCGGAGCTGCTATCAGCAAAGGAAAGTTACGTGGGAAGGCAGACCCCGTGTTAATTGTGGGTGCTGGACTTACAGCAGCTGATGCAGTACTGTGTGCCTACAACAACAACATCCCAGTAATCCATGTGTTTCGTAGAAGAGTTACTGATACAAGTCTAATTTTCAAACAATTACCTAAAAAGCTTTACCCAGAATACCATAAGGTCTATCATATGATGTGTACTCAGTCCCATACGGTGGACTCCAGTCTACATTCTGCTTACACAAGTTTCCCTGAACACAATGTGCTTTCCTTCAAGCCTGAAATGAAGTGTGTTCTTCAGAGTGCCTCCGGactgaagaaaattttgaagttttctgtaGCCTTAGTTCTGATAGGTTCTCACccaaatcttttctttctaaaggaCCAAGGACATAGCATAGGTCATCACTCTAACCAGCCCATCACATGCAAGGGGAATCCTATAGAGATTGATCCATACACTTACGAATGCACTAAAGAAGCTAACCTCTTTGCTTTAGGTCCTCTGGTGGGAGACAACTTTGTACGGTTTTTAAAAGGAGGCGCACTGGGCATTGCGCGATGCTTGGCAataagacaaaagaagaaacatgagTTGATTGAAAGTGGGGATGGAGGAGGTGATGGGGTACCATAA
- the OSGIN2 gene encoding oxidative stress-induced growth inhibitor 2 isoform X1, whose amino-acid sequence MPVWCCRCSLAGHFRSYSSPETEGQLLNSFVQYFGDSLGRKIKRMPLIEETVLPGDSLLTLPVVIIGNGPSGICLSYLLSGYRPYLSPEAIHPNPILHTKLEEARHLSIVDQDLEYLSEGLEGRSSNPVAVLFDTLLHPDADFGYDYPPVLHWKLEQHNYIPHIVLGKGPPGGAWHSMEGSMLTISFGDWMELPGLTFKEWAANKRRNIKSDRVMPEEIACYYKHYVKVMGLQKNFRDNVYITSVSRLYRGKDDEDRSQLNENMSTQHLEMEDGQKSLIKRNWEVRGYQRATDGSHVPFCLFAENVALATGTFDSPGRLQVEGEDFPFVLHSMSDFGAAISKGKLRGKADPVLIVGAGLTAADAVLCAYNNNIPVIHVFRRRVTDTSLIFKQLPKKLYPEYHKVYHMMCTQSHTVDSSLHSAYTSFPEHNVLSFKPEMKCVLQSASGLKKILKFSVALVLIGSHPNLFFLKDQGHSIGHHSNQPITCKGNPIEIDPYTYECTKEANLFALGPLVGDNFVRFLKGGALGIARCLAIRQKKKHELIESGDGGGDGVP is encoded by the exons ATGCCCGTGTGGTGCTGCCGCTGCTCCTTGGCCGGTCACTTCAG AAGTTACAGCAGCCCTGAAACAGAAGGACAGCTTTTGAATTCCTTTGTCCAGTATTTTGGTGACAGTCTTGGGAGGAAGATTAAAAGAATGCCTTTAATTGAAGAAACTGTTCTGCCTGGAGATTCCCTCCTTACTCTGCCTGTAGTAATAATAG GAAATGGACCTTCGGGAATTTGTCTTTCTTACCTGCTCTCTGGATACAGGCCATATTTATCTCCTGAAGCTATACACCCAAACCCCATTCTACATACGAAATTAGAAGAAGCTCGACATCTTTCCATTGTTGATCAA GATCTGGAGTACCTGTCTGAAGGCCTCGAAGGGCGTTCTTCAAACCCAGTTGCAGTGCTTTTTGATACATTGCTTCATCCTGATGCTGACTTTGGGTATGACTACCCACCTGTTTTGCACTGGAAGCTAGAACAACATAATTATATTCCCCATATAGTGCTTGGTAAAGGACCACCTGGTGGGGCTTGGCAT tCCATGGAAGGCTCTATGCTAACAATCAGTTTTGGAGACTGGATGGAGTTGCCTGGCCTCACCTTTAAGGAGTGGGCAGCTAACAAACGCAG aaatataaagAGTGATCGAGTAATGCCAGAGGAGATAGCTTGTTATTATAAACACTATGTTAAAGTCATGGGCCTCCAAAAGAATTTCAGAGACAATGTTTACATCACATCAGTATCCAGGCTTTACCGAGGAAAGGATGATGAAGATAGAAGTCaactaaatgaaaatatgtCAACACAGCATTTGGAAATGGAAGATGGACAGAAATCTCTGATTAAGAGAAATTGGGAAGTGAGAGGTTATCAGCGAGCAACGGATGGTTCTCATGTGCCCTTCTGCCTCTTTGCTGAGAATGTGGCTCTGGCCACAGGAACCTTTGATTCTCCTGGCCGACTTCAAGTTGAAGGAGAAGACTTTCCTTTTGTGCTTCATTCCATGTCTGACTTCGGAGCTGCTATCAGCAAAGGAAAGTTACGTGGGAAGGCAGACCCCGTGTTAATTGTGGGTGCTGGACTTACAGCAGCTGATGCAGTACTGTGTGCCTACAACAACAACATCCCAGTAATCCATGTGTTTCGTAGAAGAGTTACTGATACAAGTCTAATTTTCAAACAATTACCTAAAAAGCTTTACCCAGAATACCATAAGGTCTATCATATGATGTGTACTCAGTCCCATACGGTGGACTCCAGTCTACATTCTGCTTACACAAGTTTCCCTGAACACAATGTGCTTTCCTTCAAGCCTGAAATGAAGTGTGTTCTTCAGAGTGCCTCCGGactgaagaaaattttgaagttttctgtaGCCTTAGTTCTGATAGGTTCTCACccaaatcttttctttctaaaggaCCAAGGACATAGCATAGGTCATCACTCTAACCAGCCCATCACATGCAAGGGGAATCCTATAGAGATTGATCCATACACTTACGAATGCACTAAAGAAGCTAACCTCTTTGCTTTAGGTCCTCTGGTGGGAGACAACTTTGTACGGTTTTTAAAAGGAGGCGCACTGGGCATTGCGCGATGCTTGGCAataagacaaaagaagaaacatgagTTGATTGAAAGTGGGGATGGAGGAGGTGATGGGGTACCATAA